In Ammospiza caudacuta isolate bAmmCau1 chromosome 2, bAmmCau1.pri, whole genome shotgun sequence, a genomic segment contains:
- the RHOG gene encoding rho-related GTP-binding protein RhoG, which produces MQSIKCVVVGDGAVGKTCLLICYTTNAFPKEYIPTVFDNYSAQNTVDGRTINLNLWDTAGQEEYDRLRTLSYPQTNVFIICFSIASPPSYENVKHKWYPEVCHHCPSVPILLVGTKKDLRNNPETMKRLKEQNQAPITTQQGISLSKQIRAVKYLECSALNQEGIKDVFTEAVRAVLNPAPAKPKRPCVLL; this is translated from the coding sequence ATGCAGAGCATCAAGTGCGTGGTGGTGGGTGACGGGGCGGTGGGCAAGACCTGCCTGCTCATCTGCTACACCACCAACGCCTTCCCCAAGGAGTACATCCCCACCGTGTTCGACAACTACAGCGCCCAGAACACGGTGGACGGCAGGACTATAAACTTAAACCTGTGGGACACGGCCGGCCAGGAGGAGTACGACCGCCTGCGGACGCTTTCCTACCCCCAGACCAACGTCTTCATCATCTGCTTCTCCATCGCCAGCCCGCCCTCCTACGAGAACGTCAAGCACAAGTGGTACCCCGAGGTGTGCCACCACTGCCCCAGCGTGCCCATCCTCCTCGTGGGCACCAAGAAGGATCTGAGGAACAACCCCGAGACCATGAAGCGGCTCAAGGAGCAGAACCAGGCGCCCATCACCACCCAGCAGGGCATCAGCCTCTCCAAGCAGATCCGCGCCGTCAAGTACCTGGAGTGCTCGGCGCTCAACCAGGAGGGCATCAAGGATGTGTTCACCGAGGCCGTGCGGGCCGTGCTCAACCCCGCCCCGGCCAAGCCCAAGCGGCCGTGCGTGCTCTTGTGA